One genomic segment of Oreochromis aureus strain Israel breed Guangdong linkage group 9, ZZ_aureus, whole genome shotgun sequence includes these proteins:
- the LOC120441962 gene encoding NACHT, LRR and PYD domains-containing protein 1b allele 3-like, whose amino-acid sequence MKRRQKHPYFDAGDALLKKKKMLNGQTAVPINTQSNSQTVNGKESLEEIKHTGAITYNAMVQNKDRRQSLSTTQRRTDLTQATCSPDMKPKRSFEEFTPIIAADDSDDETYLFQCSSAGLYQCSVTGLVFVMKGEGDVVYRTVPWNRKLLDKHHKKPAGPLFDIKCQQQSVCQLHLPHCELISTAGGQSLKVAHVNDETIEFILPHQITESHVVINITGFSGYGNVKDEDSPPGPVQAMVLLFYKPPEELNFRSFLNVLLLPRNIVVHDVKNKRRELVGEEMYIDVPSKCILHPKQVYSLSTVPDDDLINIQPYEAEFDEEYPNYSITTFQVILKTIITDINLSVTHQSSSSCVWEREVCLLPNRVRSMISSPNKRLLNVRSSFIDRISGPVLSSLMDKLLEKGVMVDGDREEADAMQSRSDRARFVIDTVRRKGEAASSQMIEFLRELDAFLHRNLFLI is encoded by the coding sequence ATGAAACGCAGACAGAAACATCCGTACTTTGATGCAGGAGACGCActgctgaagaaaaagaaaatgcttaaTGGACAGACTGCTGTACCAATAAACACACAATCAAACAGTCAGACTGTTAATGGGAAGGAAAGCCTAGAAGAAATCAAACATACTGGTGCTATTACATATAACGCAATGGTCCAGAACAAGGATCGGCGTCAGTCACTGAGCACAACACAACGAAGGACGGATTTAACACAAGCAACCTGTTCACCTGACATGAAGCCAAAAAGAAGCTTTGAAGAGTTTACACCTATCATCGCTGCTGATGATTCTGATGATGAAACCTACCTGTTCCAGTGCTCCAGTGCAGGTCTGTACCAGTGCAGTGTGACCGGCCTGGTGTTTGTCATGAAGGGAGAAGGAGACGTGGTTTACAGGACTGTCCCTTGGAACAGGAAGCTGCTGGACAAACACCACAAGAAGCCTGCAGGACCCCTGTTTGACATCAAATGTCAGCAGCAGTCTGTGTGTCAGCTTCATCTCCCACACTGTGAGCTCATCTCCACAGCTGGAGGTCAGTCCTTGAAGGTCGCTCATGTGAATGATGAGACCATTGAGTTCATCCTCCCTCATCAGATAACAGAAAGTCATGTTGTTATAAACATCACAGGGTTTTCTGGTTATGGTAATGTCAAGGATGAAGACTCTCCCCCTGGCCCAGTCCAAGCGATGGTTCTGCTCTTCTACAAACCTCCAGAAGAACTTAATTTCAGATCCTTTCTCAACGTATTGTTGTTGCCAAGGAACATCGTGGTCCATGATGTTAAAAACAAGAGGAGGGAATTAGTTGGTGAAGAGATGTACATAGATGTACCCTCAAAATGTATTCTGCATCCAAAACAGGTTTACAGTCTGTCCACTGTCCCTGACGATGACCTGATTAACATTCAACCATATGAGGCAGAGTTTGATGAGGAGTATCCTAACTACTCCATCACAACCTTCCAggtgattttaaaaacaatcatTACAGATATTAACCTGAGTGTGACACACCAGAGCAGCTCCAGCTGTGTCTGGGAAAGAGAGGTTTGTCTTTTGCCCAACAGAGTGAGATCCATGATTTCTTCTCCAAATAAGAGGCTTTTAAATGTAAGGAGCTCATTCATTGATAGGATATCAGGACCTGTTCTCAGCAGTCTGATGGACAAACTCCTGGAGAAAGGGGTGATGGTTGATGGTGACAGGGAGGAAGCAGACGCAATGCAAAGCAGGAGCGATAGAGCTCGTTTTGTTATCGACACTGTGAGAAGGAAAGGTGAAGCTGCCAGTTCACAGATGATTGAGTTTCTGCGTGAGCTTGACGCCTTCCTCCACAGAAATCTTTTTTTGATTTGA